The Larimichthys crocea isolate SSNF chromosome XI, L_crocea_2.0, whole genome shotgun sequence genome has a segment encoding these proteins:
- the unc93a gene encoding protein unc-93 homolog A has protein sequence MISRNFKNVLVVSIGFLSLFTAYGGLQSLQSSLNAEEGMGVASLSVIYASIIISSMFLPPIMIKNLGCKWTIVAGMACYVSYSFGNLYPGWYTLMPTSVILGLGGSPLWSAKCTYLTIAGNSQAAKDGKKGSDVINQYFGIFFFIFQSSAVWGNLMSSLIFGQDANIVDIPEEQLQTCGTADCGLSINSSSNSTTTRPEQKLVWTLVGCYIGVGVLAMLIVAVFLDNIDRNTTSEFRGNREPFWHTFLATFRLLKDWRLVTLIPLTMYSGFEQSFLSGEYTKNYVTCALGIHFVGYVMMCFGATNSLCSFLFGRLARYTGRAALFFLAALTNFACIIALLYWRPHPNQLGVFFVFPALWGMADAIWQTQTNALYGVLFPREKEAAFANYRMWESLGFVIAFAYSTFLCLEYKLYILLAVLVLTVITYPIVEYREHKNPTLPVIDGTSDDSEKAYEKGQEEDEKNVIRQTQM, from the exons ATGATCAGCCGCAACTTCAAGAATGTTTTGGTGGTTTCTATCGGGTTCCTGTCTCTGTTCACAGCGTATGGAGGCCTGCAGAGTTTACAG AGCAGTCTGAATGCAGAGGAGGGGATGGGTGTAGCGTCTCTGAGTGTCATCTACGcctccatcatcatctcctCTATGTTCCTGCCTCCAATTATGATCAAGAATCTGGGCTGTAAATGGACCATCGTTGCCGGCATGGCCTGCTACGTGTCCTACTCCTTTGGAAACCTGTACCCCGGATG gtACACCCTCATGCCCACTTCGGTGATTCTGGGTTTGGGTGGTTCTCCTCTGTGGTCGGCTAAATGCACCTACCTGACCATCGCCGGCAATTCTCAGGCTGCCAAGGATGGAAAGAAGGGCTCTGACGTCATCAACCAATATTTTGGcatcttctttttcatctttcagtCGTCTGCTGTGTGGGGAAACCTCATGTCGTCGCTCATCTTTGGGCAGGACGCCAATATAG ttgACATCCcagaggagcagctgcagacCTGTGGAACGGCCGATTGTGGCctcagcatcaacagcagcagcaacagcaccaCCACGAGACCTGAGCAGAAACTAGTGTGGACGCTCGTCGGATGCTACATCG GCGTGGGTGTGCTGGCCATGCTCATCGTGGCGGTGTTTCTAGACAACATTGACCGTAATACGACGAGTGAGTTTCGTGGGAACCGGGAACCGTTCTGGCACACGTTCCTGGCCACGTTTAGACTGCTGAAGGACTGGAGGCTGGTCACCCTCATCCCTCTCACCATGTACAGTGGTTTTGAACAGAGCTTCCTCTCCGGGGAGTACACCAAG aACTATGTGACTTGTGCTCTGGGGATCCATTTCGTCGGCTACGTGATGATGTGTTTCGGAGCCACCAATTCTCTCTGCTCGTTTCTCTTCGGGAGACTCGCTCGGTACACGGGGAGAGCCGCGCTCTTCTTTCTGG ctgctCTCACCAACTTTGCGTGTATCATCGCTCTCTTGTACTGGAGACCTCATCCCAACCAGCTTGGCGTCTTCTTCGTCTTTCCCGCTCTGTGGGGTATGGCGGACGCTATCTGGCAAACTCAGACCAACG CTCTTTACGGCGTCCTTTTCCCCCGGGAAAAAGAGGCGGCATTCGCCAACTACCGCATGTGGGAGTCGCTCGGCTTCGTCATCGCCTTCGCCTACAGCACCTTCTTGTGCCTGGAATACAAACTGTACATCCTGCTGGCCGTCCTGGTGCTGACAGTTATCACTTACCCCATCGTGGAGTACCGCGAACACAAGAATCCCACGCTGCCCGTGATCGACGGGACCAGCGACGACTCCGAGAAAGCCTACGAAAAAGGACaagaggaggacgagaagaACGTCATTCGTCAGACACAAATGTAG